From a region of the Opitutia bacterium genome:
- a CDS encoding porin, whose protein sequence is MNHSTQPTFPGTTLCPALFLLAAGLTASPLLAQPGPPASGPGLSELSAAYSFSTAGDIERNGKLGRAEVSHFEFETSFTLPAPETWLFSSALSWKRDEFELTGNVPLPAKLEEIGLSFMAMKDLSHAIGPGWSATAMLSPSFASDDGVVSSDSLNVFAMAVIGKEVSPNFSWNAGVVGMNRGDMKVIPMLGLRWSFARDWELELGFPHTGVSYKFSDALTLSSGVTMQGGTYYVKKAPAAGLGRTYLDYREIRVGLTAEYEFSPQLSVVIDGGLTLDRTFDYYDRGVKLDGKSATYGRVGLRYRF, encoded by the coding sequence ATGAACCACTCAACCCAACCGACCTTTCCGGGCACCACTCTCTGTCCTGCCCTGTTCCTGCTCGCCGCCGGCCTCACCGCCTCGCCGCTCCTCGCCCAGCCGGGCCCGCCCGCGTCGGGCCCCGGGCTCAGCGAGCTGTCGGCCGCGTATTCGTTTTCCACCGCCGGCGACATCGAGCGAAACGGCAAACTGGGCCGCGCCGAGGTCAGCCACTTCGAATTCGAGACGTCGTTCACGCTGCCGGCGCCCGAGACCTGGTTGTTCTCCAGCGCCCTCTCGTGGAAGCGCGACGAGTTCGAACTCACCGGCAACGTGCCGCTCCCGGCGAAGCTCGAGGAAATCGGCCTCAGCTTCATGGCAATGAAGGACCTGTCCCACGCCATCGGCCCCGGCTGGTCGGCGACGGCGATGCTCAGTCCGAGTTTCGCCTCGGACGACGGCGTCGTCTCGAGCGACAGCCTGAACGTGTTCGCCATGGCGGTCATCGGCAAGGAGGTGAGCCCGAACTTCTCGTGGAACGCCGGAGTCGTGGGCATGAACCGCGGTGACATGAAGGTGATCCCGATGCTCGGCCTGCGATGGAGCTTCGCGCGCGACTGGGAGCTGGAACTCGGGTTTCCGCACACCGGTGTCTCCTACAAGTTCAGCGACGCGCTCACGCTCAGCTCGGGAGTGACGATGCAGGGCGGCACATACTACGTGAAGAAAGCGCCCGCGGCCGGCCTCGGCCGCACCTACCTCGACTACCGTGAAATCCGGGTTGGCCTGACGGCGGAATACGAGTTCAGCCCGCAACTCTCGGTCGTGATCGACGGCGGCCTCACGCTCGACCGGACCTTCGACTACTACGACCGGGGCGTGAAACTGGACGGAAAATCGGCCACCTACGGCCGCGTCGGCCTGCGCTATCGGTTTTGA
- a CDS encoding efflux RND transporter periplasmic adaptor subunit, translated as MELVCPLVSDWPQTIEASGRIVPWQESIVGAAIGDLRLEEVRVDVGDVVARGELLARFDAAVPTADFAMAEANVAQAEANAALAHEKAARARRLEGAGNLSQQDLLQFEAEEKANASQLAAARAQQQLQRLRLLHAEVRAPDDGVISARSATVGTVSGTGAELFRLIRRGRLEWHARVPAEELSRVAPGQHATVRLGRATVAGIVRQVSPVVDAGTLDGTVHVDLPDSAALRTGMFVSGTIEFPAAPALHVPESALVFRDGCEYVMLVDGSRRVHPTKVVCGRRSGQSVEILDSQLTVADQVVRSGGSFLNPGDSVAIAAAPTASAAPPVATQETGP; from the coding sequence GTGGAACTCGTTTGCCCACTCGTTTCCGACTGGCCGCAGACGATCGAAGCCAGCGGCCGCATCGTGCCGTGGCAGGAGTCGATCGTCGGCGCCGCGATCGGCGACCTGCGTCTCGAGGAAGTGCGGGTGGACGTCGGGGACGTCGTCGCCCGCGGGGAATTGCTCGCACGCTTCGATGCCGCGGTTCCAACCGCCGACTTCGCCATGGCCGAAGCCAACGTTGCCCAAGCGGAGGCCAACGCCGCGTTGGCGCACGAGAAAGCCGCGCGCGCACGACGGCTCGAAGGCGCCGGCAACCTCAGCCAGCAAGACCTGCTCCAGTTCGAAGCGGAGGAGAAGGCGAACGCCAGCCAGCTCGCCGCCGCCCGCGCGCAACAACAGCTCCAGCGCCTGCGCCTGCTCCACGCCGAGGTCCGCGCGCCGGACGATGGCGTGATCTCCGCACGCTCGGCGACCGTCGGCACCGTCAGCGGCACCGGAGCGGAGCTGTTCCGCCTCATCCGTCGCGGTCGGCTCGAGTGGCACGCCCGGGTGCCGGCGGAGGAACTGTCCCGCGTCGCGCCCGGACAACACGCGACAGTTCGCCTCGGCCGCGCCACCGTGGCCGGCATCGTGCGGCAGGTTTCGCCGGTCGTGGACGCCGGAACCCTGGACGGCACCGTCCACGTCGACCTGCCTGATTCCGCCGCACTGCGCACCGGAATGTTCGTCTCCGGCACGATCGAGTTTCCCGCCGCGCCGGCATTGCACGTGCCGGAGTCGGCCCTGGTTTTCCGTGACGGTTGCGAATACGTCATGCTCGTCGACGGCTCCCGCCGCGTCCACCCGACCAAGGTCGTGTGCGGTCGGCGGAGCGGGCAATCGGTGGAAATCCTCGACTCCCAACTGACCGTCGCCGACCAGGTAGTGCGGTCCGGCGGGAGTTTTCTGAACCCCGGTGACTCCGTCGCCATCGCGGCCGCCCCCACGGCAAGCGCAGCGCCGCCCGTGGCGACGCAGGAGACCGGACCATGA
- a CDS encoding efflux RND transporter permease subunit, translating to MNFSAWAIRKPIPSLLLFALLTVAGGIGFALLPVQDMPDMNLPIVTVTAALPGATPSTLETEATRKIEDAVAAIADVRHLTSTVHDGASVTVIEFPLERDVQEALDNVRTAVDAIRSDLPAEMPPPVVSRATTVGGAIVTFVVASDALDEAELSWFVDHDVAQAVRSVAGVGAVQRLGGLSREVRVELEPTKLLALNVTAEEISSALRRVQQEAPGGLATVGGLEQSIRTVGTVRDAAAVAALDLPLSGGRSLRLDAVATVRDTAAERRQAALLDGRPVVSFQVLRARGASEVAVVDGVRRKVTALATAHPSVRIQEVGNTVMPILRNYRSAMHALYEGAFLAVVVVWLFLRDRRATFISAVALPLSVVPTFAAMWLMGFQLNTITLLALTLVVGVLVDDAIVEVENIERHLLAGKSPRQAALDGANEIGLAVIATSLTLVAVFLPTAAMRGIVGLFFRQFGWTAAIAVLFSLLVARLLTPMMAAYLLRPKNHPPARDGRVMMLYLRIVRAGLAHPAKTLAIAAFLLAASVAIGTRLSVAFLAAEDEDRIEIAIELPPASGLDATVEVAQRAGQVAAVLPEVCSVFASIGTGAADDFGSENSAAETRKATLTLQLSPAAGRDRSQRELEALLRERLIAIPGARFSVGGNGMGQKVSIVLAGDDTSALLSTANRTMGELRARPEFGNVSCLASLQRPEVIVRPDFAKAAALGVTTASIAATLRVATVGDYQEGLARLNLPARQLYIRTQLPPKRRARLATLEQLRVPGRDGAVPLARVATLTIEGGPAQIDRYDRRRNVTIDVETQGRPAGDVLAAIDRLPSLQRLPAGVQRVASGDAENIGELFGGFGIAMAIGVLCIYAVLVLLFHDFIQPVTILAALPLSLGGAFCALALFDLSLSVSSLIGLVMLMGIVTKNSILLVEYAIMARREHGLGRTEAIVDACRKRARPIVMTTVAMVAGMLPMTFGATSAFRAPMAVAVIGGLVASTALSLVIVPVLFELADEFALRLRRTLDLGDTNRP from the coding sequence ATGAATTTCTCCGCGTGGGCGATCCGGAAACCCATTCCCTCCCTCCTGCTGTTCGCACTGCTCACCGTGGCGGGCGGCATCGGTTTCGCGCTCCTGCCGGTGCAGGACATGCCCGACATGAATCTGCCGATCGTGACCGTTACGGCCGCGCTGCCGGGTGCGACACCATCGACGCTCGAAACCGAGGCCACCCGCAAGATCGAGGACGCGGTGGCCGCCATCGCAGATGTCCGGCACCTCACCTCCACGGTCCATGACGGCGCCTCGGTGACGGTGATCGAGTTCCCCCTCGAACGCGACGTGCAGGAGGCACTCGACAACGTCCGCACCGCCGTCGACGCCATCCGCTCGGATCTTCCGGCGGAAATGCCGCCGCCGGTCGTCTCGCGCGCAACGACCGTCGGAGGTGCGATCGTCACCTTCGTCGTCGCCTCCGACGCACTGGACGAGGCGGAGCTGTCCTGGTTCGTCGACCACGACGTCGCGCAGGCGGTCCGCTCCGTTGCCGGCGTCGGCGCGGTCCAGCGCTTGGGCGGCCTCAGCCGTGAGGTGCGCGTGGAACTCGAGCCGACCAAGCTGCTCGCGCTCAACGTCACGGCGGAGGAAATCTCGTCCGCCCTGCGCCGCGTGCAACAGGAGGCGCCGGGCGGCCTCGCCACCGTCGGCGGACTGGAGCAATCCATCCGAACCGTCGGCACCGTGCGCGATGCCGCCGCGGTGGCCGCGCTCGATCTCCCGCTCTCCGGCGGCCGCAGCCTGCGGCTCGACGCCGTGGCGACCGTCCGCGACACCGCCGCGGAACGGCGCCAGGCCGCGCTGCTCGACGGTCGGCCCGTCGTGTCCTTCCAAGTGCTGCGCGCCCGCGGCGCGAGCGAGGTGGCCGTGGTCGATGGTGTCCGCCGCAAGGTGACCGCACTGGCGACCGCGCACCCCAGCGTGAGAATTCAGGAGGTCGGCAACACCGTCATGCCGATCCTGCGGAACTACCGATCCGCGATGCACGCACTCTACGAAGGTGCGTTCCTCGCGGTCGTGGTGGTGTGGCTGTTCCTGCGTGATCGCCGCGCGACGTTCATCTCCGCAGTGGCCCTGCCTCTGTCCGTCGTGCCGACCTTTGCGGCGATGTGGCTGATGGGATTCCAACTCAACACCATCACGCTGTTGGCGCTGACGCTCGTCGTCGGCGTGCTGGTCGACGACGCCATCGTCGAGGTGGAAAACATCGAACGCCACCTGCTCGCTGGAAAAAGTCCGCGGCAGGCCGCCCTCGACGGCGCGAACGAGATCGGCCTCGCGGTGATCGCGACGTCCCTGACCTTGGTGGCGGTGTTTTTGCCCACCGCGGCCATGCGCGGCATCGTGGGCCTGTTCTTCCGGCAGTTCGGCTGGACGGCCGCCATCGCGGTCCTGTTCTCCCTGCTCGTGGCCCGCCTGCTCACGCCGATGATGGCGGCCTACCTGTTGCGACCCAAGAATCATCCGCCGGCCCGCGACGGTCGCGTCATGATGCTCTACCTGCGCATTGTCCGCGCCGGTCTTGCCCACCCGGCGAAGACGCTGGCGATCGCGGCATTCCTTCTCGCTGCCTCGGTGGCGATCGGGACGCGGCTATCGGTCGCCTTTCTGGCGGCGGAGGACGAGGACCGAATCGAAATTGCGATCGAACTGCCGCCTGCGAGCGGGCTCGACGCCACGGTCGAAGTCGCGCAACGCGCGGGGCAAGTGGCCGCCGTCCTTCCGGAGGTGTGCAGCGTCTTCGCCAGCATCGGCACAGGTGCGGCCGACGATTTTGGCTCCGAGAACAGCGCGGCGGAAACGCGAAAGGCGACGCTCACGCTGCAGCTTTCGCCCGCGGCCGGGAGGGACCGCTCGCAACGCGAACTCGAGGCCCTGCTGCGGGAGCGATTGATCGCCATCCCTGGCGCCCGCTTTTCCGTTGGCGGCAACGGCATGGGACAAAAGGTGTCCATCGTCCTGGCGGGCGACGACACATCCGCGCTGCTCTCGACCGCAAACCGCACGATGGGCGAGCTGCGAGCCCGGCCCGAGTTCGGCAACGTCTCCTGTCTCGCCAGCCTGCAGCGCCCGGAGGTGATCGTCCGCCCCGACTTCGCCAAGGCGGCCGCCCTCGGCGTCACCACCGCGAGCATCGCCGCCACACTGCGGGTGGCCACCGTCGGCGACTATCAGGAAGGTCTTGCCCGCTTGAACCTGCCTGCCCGCCAGCTCTACATCCGCACGCAACTGCCGCCGAAGCGGCGCGCTCGGCTCGCCACGCTCGAGCAGCTCCGCGTCCCCGGCCGCGACGGCGCGGTGCCGCTGGCCCGCGTGGCAACCCTCACGATCGAGGGCGGGCCGGCCCAGATCGACCGCTACGATCGACGGCGAAATGTCACGATCGACGTCGAAACGCAGGGCCGGCCGGCCGGCGACGTCCTTGCCGCGATCGATCGGCTCCCGTCGCTCCAGCGGCTGCCGGCCGGCGTGCAACGCGTTGCCTCGGGCGACGCCGAGAACATCGGTGAACTCTTCGGCGGGTTCGGCATCGCGATGGCCATCGGAGTCCTCTGCATCTACGCCGTCCTCGTCCTCCTCTTCCATGATTTTATCCAGCCTGTGACGATCCTCGCGGCCCTTCCTCTCTCGCTCGGAGGCGCCTTTTGCGCCCTGGCGCTGTTCGACCTCAGCCTGTCAGTCTCGTCGCTGATCGGCTTGGTTATGCTGATGGGTATCGTCACCAAGAACTCCATTCTCCTCGTGGAATACGCGATCATGGCGCGCCGCGAGCATGGTCTGGGACGGACCGAGGCGATCGTCGACGCGTGCCGCAAGCGAGCGCGGCCCATTGTCATGACGACCGTCGCCATGGTAGCGGGCATGTTGCCGATGACGTTCGGTGCCACCTCCGCCTTTCGCGCGCCGATGGCGGTGGCGGTGATCGGCGGCTTGGTCGCCTCGA